One region of Polaribacter pectinis genomic DNA includes:
- a CDS encoding M56 family metallopeptidase, giving the protein MINYIIQVVLCQVFFLVIYDLFLSKETFFNKNRWYLLGTPILSFILPFIKIQTFQKVLPEKFFVYLPEIVIAPNKIIEKTTFYQSINYVNVIFWIGVSFFTILFLVKLIKIFILIKKYQIEKKEGFTLVHLSKQTTAFSFFNYIFLGKEIPESQKSQIIEHELVHSKQRHSLDLLFFEFLKIVMWFNPMIFIYQKRITLVHEYISDEIATKLTPKENYINNLLSNFFQVENIAFVNQFYKQTLIKKRIIMMTKNKSKKMNQLKYLVLIPVLASLLFYISCTKTSKNEEIEPLIEVEEIIEVVEQSSQIENTNDIENGEIIEVEESVPFMKIEKAPTFPGCETGDKKCFSEMVQKHFIENFDSKLPNKLGLKAGKKRVFIGFMVDKEGRVVDVKARAPHPKIKAEVLRVMTTLPKMIPGTQKGQNVGVKFSIPFVIIVK; this is encoded by the coding sequence ATGATAAATTATATAATTCAAGTTGTTTTATGTCAAGTGTTCTTTTTAGTTATTTATGACCTCTTCTTAAGTAAAGAAACTTTTTTTAATAAAAATAGATGGTATCTATTAGGTACTCCAATATTGTCTTTTATTTTACCCTTTATTAAAATACAAACGTTTCAAAAAGTATTACCAGAAAAGTTTTTTGTTTACTTGCCAGAGATAGTTATAGCTCCCAACAAAATAATCGAGAAAACTACATTTTATCAATCTATAAATTATGTAAATGTTATATTTTGGATTGGCGTAAGTTTTTTTACAATTTTATTTTTAGTTAAATTAATTAAGATTTTTATTTTAATAAAAAAATATCAAATTGAAAAAAAGGAGGGATTTACTTTAGTTCACCTTTCAAAACAAACAACTGCTTTTTCATTTTTTAATTACATTTTTTTAGGGAAAGAAATTCCAGAATCTCAAAAATCACAAATTATTGAACACGAATTAGTACACAGTAAACAAAGACATTCTTTAGATTTATTATTCTTCGAGTTTCTAAAAATTGTAATGTGGTTTAATCCCATGATTTTTATTTATCAGAAAAGAATAACCCTAGTTCATGAATATATTTCAGATGAGATTGCTACAAAGTTAACACCCAAAGAAAATTATATAAACAACTTATTATCCAACTTTTTTCAGGTTGAAAACATAGCGTTTGTTAATCAATTTTATAAACAAACATTAATAAAAAAAAGAATTATTATGATGACGAAAAACAAATCTAAAAAAATGAATCAGCTAAAATATTTAGTATTGATTCCTGTATTGGCAAGTCTGCTTTTTTACATTTCATGTACAAAAACAAGTAAAAATGAAGAAATAGAACCTCTTATAGAGGTTGAGGAAATTATAGAGGTTGTTGAGCAGTCATCACAAATTGAAAATACAAATGATATAGAAAATGGTGAAATTATTGAGGTGGAAGAAAGTGTTCCTTTTATGAAAATTGAAAAAGCACCTACATTTCCTGGTTGTGAAACTGGGGATAAAAAATGTTTTTCTGAAATGGTACAGAAACATTTTATAGAAAATTTTGATTCTAAATTACCAAATAAATTGGGACTAAAAGCAGGAAAGAAAAGAGTTTTTATTGGTTTTATGGTAGACAAAGAAGGTAGAGTAGTAGATGTAAAAGCAAGAGCTCCGCATCCAAAAATTAAAGCAGAAGTATTAAGAGTAATGACCACTTTACCAAAAATGATTCCTGGTACACAAAAAGGACAAAATGTAGGGGTGAAGTTTTCTATACCATTTGTTATAATTGTAAAATAG
- the obgE gene encoding GTPase ObgE produces MTEGNFVDYIKIYASSGKGGQGSMHLHREKFITKGGPDGGDGGRGGHIILRGDKNMWTLFHLKFKRHFRADHGGSGSASRSTGADGSDVYIDVPLGTIIRDADTDEVILEITEDKKEVVLLRGGKGGLGNWHFKSSTNQTPRYSQPGMDGVEGWFRMELKLLADVGLVGFPNAGKSTLLSVLTSAKPKIADYAFTTLKPNLGIVEHRNHQTFVIADIPGIIEGAAEGKGLGHRFLRHIERNSALLFLIPADSDDINKEYDILLNELKKHNPELLDKDRLLAISKTDMLDDELIAEIKQDLPKGIETVFISSVAEIGLQELKDKLWKMLNS; encoded by the coding sequence ATGACTGAAGGAAATTTTGTTGACTACATAAAAATTTATGCATCTTCTGGAAAAGGAGGACAAGGATCTATGCACTTGCATAGAGAAAAATTTATTACCAAAGGTGGTCCAGATGGTGGAGATGGTGGACGTGGAGGTCACATTATTTTACGTGGCGATAAAAACATGTGGACACTTTTTCATCTAAAATTTAAAAGACATTTTAGAGCAGATCATGGAGGTTCTGGAAGTGCAAGTAGAAGTACTGGCGCAGATGGTAGTGACGTATATATAGATGTACCTCTAGGTACAATTATTAGAGATGCAGATACAGATGAAGTGATTTTAGAAATTACAGAAGACAAAAAAGAAGTGGTTTTATTGCGTGGTGGAAAAGGTGGACTTGGAAACTGGCATTTTAAATCTTCTACAAATCAAACTCCAAGATATTCTCAACCAGGAATGGATGGAGTTGAAGGTTGGTTTAGAATGGAATTAAAATTACTTGCAGATGTTGGTTTAGTTGGTTTCCCAAATGCAGGAAAGTCTACATTATTATCTGTTTTAACCTCTGCAAAACCAAAAATTGCAGATTATGCTTTTACTACTTTAAAACCTAATTTAGGAATTGTAGAACACAGAAATCATCAAACATTTGTTATTGCAGATATTCCTGGTATTATAGAAGGTGCAGCAGAAGGAAAAGGTTTAGGACATCGTTTTTTACGTCATATAGAACGTAATTCTGCCTTGTTATTCTTAATTCCTGCAGATAGTGATGACATTAACAAAGAATATGATATTCTTTTAAATGAACTTAAAAAGCACAATCCTGAATTGTTAGATAAAGATAGGTTATTAGCAATCTCTAAAACAGATATGTTAGATGATGAACTAATAGCTGAAATAAAACAGGATTTACCAAAAGGTATAGAAACTGTTTTTATTTCTTCTGTGGCAGAAATTGGCTTACAAGAACTAAAAGACAAACTTTGGAAAATGTTAAACTCCTAG
- a CDS encoding adenylate kinase, with protein MSIIKLQDLYFKPYINKVEIATIVKHLANQVKADLPKDEVPIFVGILNGCFLFAADFIREFNGNCEVSFVKLASYEGTSSTENVKQLVGINEDLTGRTVIILEDIIDTGNTLQEIYNIFRNKNLKQLKVATLFFKPDVFKKELPIDYIGKSIEDKFIVGYGLDYNGLGRNYPEIYQLSTQPKMKNIVLFGPPGAGKGTQAEFLKDMYNLVHISTGDVFRFNIKNATELGLLAKKYMDEGDLVPDEVTINMLKAEVNKNADANGFIFDGFPRTQSQAKALDAFLAEKGEQINGMIALEVPEDLLVERLLERGKTSGRTDDTDESKIRNRFNEYNTKTAILKDFFNSQDKYYGINGVGSIEDITKRIAEVFDTL; from the coding sequence ATGAGCATTATAAAACTTCAAGATTTATACTTTAAACCTTATATCAATAAGGTAGAAATTGCTACAATTGTAAAGCATTTAGCAAATCAAGTAAAAGCAGACTTACCAAAAGACGAAGTTCCTATTTTTGTTGGAATTTTAAATGGATGCTTTTTATTTGCTGCAGACTTTATTAGAGAATTTAATGGAAACTGCGAAGTTTCTTTTGTAAAGCTAGCTTCCTATGAAGGAACATCATCTACAGAAAATGTAAAACAATTAGTTGGTATAAATGAAGATTTAACAGGCAGAACTGTAATTATTTTAGAAGATATTATTGATACTGGTAATACGCTTCAAGAAATTTATAATATCTTTAGAAACAAGAATTTAAAACAACTAAAAGTTGCAACATTATTTTTTAAACCGGATGTATTTAAAAAAGAACTACCAATAGATTATATCGGAAAAAGTATTGAAGATAAGTTTATTGTTGGTTACGGATTAGATTACAACGGTTTGGGAAGAAATTATCCAGAAATATATCAACTATCAACACAACCAAAAATGAAAAACATCGTATTATTTGGCCCTCCAGGAGCAGGAAAAGGAACACAAGCAGAATTCTTAAAAGACATGTATAATTTAGTACATATTTCTACTGGAGATGTGTTTCGTTTCAATATTAAAAATGCTACTGAATTAGGTTTATTAGCTAAAAAATATATGGACGAAGGAGATTTAGTACCTGATGAAGTAACCATTAATATGTTAAAAGCAGAAGTAAATAAAAATGCAGATGCTAATGGTTTTATTTTTGATGGTTTTCCAAGAACACAATCTCAAGCAAAAGCTTTAGATGCTTTTTTAGCTGAAAAAGGAGAACAAATTAACGGAATGATTGCTTTAGAAGTCCCAGAAGATTTGTTAGTAGAACGTTTATTAGAACGTGGAAAAACAAGTGGAAGAACAGATGATACAGATGAAAGTAAAATTAGAAACCGTTTTAATGAATACAACACAAAAACGGCTATTTTAAAAGACTTTTTCAATTCTCAAGATAAATATTACGGAATTAACGGTGTTGGTTCTATTGAAGATATTACAAAACGTATTGCTGAAGTATTTGATACTTTATAA
- a CDS encoding DUF456 domain-containing protein, with protein sequence MDIFLLIIGLLLVLLGIIGSFLPVLPGPLTGWFGLLVLHLTSVIPMNWTFLCITLGVAIIIWVLDYIIPAIGTKRFGGTKYGVYGTTIGLIIGLLTPIPFGILIGAFFGALIGELMFDSKDTNRAIKASFGSFIGLLASATIKFSVAVVYVVLFFIKFWEYKGAFF encoded by the coding sequence ATGGATATTTTCTTACTCATTATTGGACTTTTATTAGTATTGTTAGGAATTATTGGCTCTTTTTTACCTGTTTTACCTGGACCTCTAACTGGTTGGTTTGGTCTTTTAGTTTTACATTTAACTTCTGTTATTCCAATGAATTGGACTTTTTTATGTATAACTTTAGGAGTAGCAATTATAATTTGGGTGCTAGATTATATAATTCCTGCAATTGGTACAAAACGTTTTGGTGGAACAAAATACGGTGTATATGGAACCACGATTGGTTTAATAATTGGTTTGCTTACTCCTATTCCGTTTGGAATTTTAATTGGTGCATTTTTTGGTGCTTTAATTGGCGAATTAATGTTCGATAGTAAAGACACAAACAGAGCAATAAAAGCTTCTTTTGGTTCTTTTATTGGGTTGTTAGCTTCTGCAACTATTAAGTTTTCTGTTGCTGTGGTTTATGTGGTTTTATTTTTTATTAAATTCTGGGAATATAAAGGAGCATTTTTTTAA
- a CDS encoding formate--tetrahydrofolate ligase: MTHLSDIAIAQAKRLEHIKNIAAKLKVEEDNIEMYGKYKAKLPLSLIDDKKIENNNLVLVTALTPTPAGEGKTTVSIGLTEGLNKIGKQATVVLREPSLGPVFGIKGGAAGGGYSQVVPMEDINLHFTGDFSAVEKANNLLSALIDNNIQSKTNNLNIDPRTILWKRVIDMNDRALRDITIGLGGTANGVPRQDGFNITAASEVMAILCMASDLENLKKRLGDIFIGFTYKNEPVFARDLKAENAMAILLKEAIKPNLVQTLEENPAIIHGGPFANIAQGTNTIIATKMGLSLSNYVVTEAGFGADLGAEKFLNIKSQFAKLNPKCVVLVATIRALRHHGGAKSEAYNTPDLEKVTEGFKNLEKHIENIRKYNIEPVVAINSFVSDSDEEVSFVIEKCASLGVEAVLSEGWAKGGEGTRDLAKAVVNVVENKATQYKPLYDWKSPVTDKIEIIAKEIYGAKNVEYSKQAQLNLRRINRLGFNDFAICMAKTQKSFSDNEFLIGRPEGFTVTVREIEIAAGAQFIIPILGKMMRMPGLPSVPASENMTIDNNGVISGLS; encoded by the coding sequence ATGACACATTTATCTGACATTGCAATTGCACAAGCAAAAAGACTAGAGCACATAAAAAATATAGCAGCAAAGCTAAAAGTTGAAGAAGACAACATAGAAATGTATGGTAAATACAAAGCCAAACTACCATTGTCTTTAATTGATGATAAAAAGATAGAAAACAATAATTTAGTTTTAGTTACAGCATTAACACCAACACCTGCAGGAGAAGGAAAAACGACAGTTTCTATTGGTTTAACAGAAGGATTAAATAAAATAGGAAAACAAGCAACAGTAGTTTTAAGAGAACCATCTCTTGGACCTGTTTTTGGTATAAAAGGTGGCGCAGCAGGAGGTGGATATTCGCAAGTTGTACCAATGGAAGATATTAATTTGCATTTTACGGGCGATTTTAGTGCCGTAGAAAAAGCAAATAATTTATTATCAGCTTTAATCGATAATAATATTCAAAGTAAAACAAATAACTTAAATATAGATCCAAGAACAATTCTATGGAAAAGAGTTATTGATATGAATGATCGTGCGTTAAGAGATATTACAATTGGTTTGGGCGGAACTGCAAATGGAGTGCCAAGACAAGACGGATTTAATATTACAGCAGCTTCTGAAGTAATGGCGATACTTTGTATGGCTTCAGATTTAGAAAATCTAAAAAAACGTTTGGGAGATATTTTTATAGGTTTTACTTATAAAAATGAACCCGTTTTTGCACGTGATTTAAAAGCTGAAAATGCAATGGCAATTTTGTTGAAAGAAGCCATTAAACCTAATTTAGTGCAAACTTTAGAAGAAAATCCAGCAATTATTCATGGGGGACCTTTTGCAAACATCGCTCAAGGAACAAATACAATTATTGCTACCAAAATGGGACTTTCTTTATCTAATTATGTGGTTACAGAAGCTGGTTTTGGCGCGGATTTAGGAGCAGAAAAATTCTTAAATATTAAATCTCAATTTGCAAAATTGAACCCTAAATGTGTAGTTTTAGTTGCTACCATAAGAGCTTTGCGTCATCATGGAGGAGCAAAGTCAGAAGCTTACAATACACCCGATTTAGAAAAGGTTACAGAAGGATTTAAAAACCTTGAAAAACATATAGAAAACATCAGAAAATATAATATTGAACCTGTTGTAGCTATAAATTCTTTTGTTTCAGATTCAGATGAAGAAGTAAGTTTTGTAATTGAAAAATGTGCAAGTTTAGGGGTTGAAGCAGTTTTGTCTGAAGGTTGGGCAAAAGGAGGTGAAGGAACAAGAGATTTAGCAAAAGCTGTTGTAAATGTTGTAGAAAATAAAGCAACACAATACAAACCTTTATATGATTGGAAATCTCCAGTAACTGATAAAATTGAAATTATAGCCAAAGAAATTTACGGAGCAAAAAATGTTGAATATAGCAAGCAAGCACAATTAAATTTGAGAAGAATAAACAGATTAGGTTTTAATGATTTTGCAATTTGTATGGCAAAAACACAGAAATCTTTTTCAGATAATGAATTTTTAATAGGAAGACCAGAAGGTTTTACAGTAACGGTTAGAGAAATTGAAATTGCTGCTGGTGCACAATTTATAATTCCCATTTTAGGAAAAATGATGCGAATGCCAGGTTTACCTTCAGTTCCAGCTTCAGAAAATATGACCATAGATAATAATGGAGTTATTTCTGGATTGTCTTAA
- a CDS encoding BlaI/MecI/CopY family transcriptional regulator, with the protein MSKQLTKAEEQIMQVLWDLQEASVKEVIDKLPEPKPAYNTVSTIIRILETKEFVDHKPVGRGFIYYPIIEKETYSNQSLHKLMNGYFDGSFKSMVSFFVKENKMDVEELESILKEVNKNKKS; encoded by the coding sequence ATGAGCAAACAATTAACAAAAGCAGAAGAGCAGATTATGCAAGTTTTATGGGATTTACAAGAAGCTTCTGTAAAAGAAGTAATTGATAAATTACCAGAACCAAAGCCAGCATACAATACAGTCTCTACAATTATAAGAATTTTAGAAACCAAAGAATTTGTAGATCATAAACCAGTTGGCAGAGGTTTTATTTATTACCCAATTATTGAAAAAGAGACTTATAGTAACCAAAGTTTACACAAATTAATGAATGGTTATTTCGATGGTTCTTTTAAAAGCATGGTTTCCTTTTTTGTAAAAGAAAATAAAATGGATGTTGAAGAACTTGAATCTATTTTAAAAGAAGTAAATAAAAATAAAAAGTCATGA
- the secDF gene encoding protein translocase subunit SecDF — translation MQNKGLIKVFAILFGLVSLYQLSFTFLANKVEDDAKEYANVKGVDADARQKATFERTYLDSVGNKNTIDLGVTKFSYNDVKDKEMNLGLDLKGGINAILQVSVKEVLKSLSNDSKNVVFNQALEAADERLKNDNANYLDIFFEEFEKIAGTTKLSDPSIFGTKALSEKITFNEENATVKETLQEEIDSSIGTAFEVLRSRIDKFGVTSPNIQRIGNSGRIQIELPGAKDIERVTKLITSKAELQFWEVYTNAEVQNYFFTANAKVAELLKEDVDTEQVIDSTKKDDLDDLLSDTADSTKVQKNLFTYLFPNVAQSQQQMSSLVAQAKVLDTAMVNKLLRNKEVKALLPNELKYAKFLWDYKSNKGTDGTELIGLYAIKGNRNDKPTIEGDVILDAGQVFDQLNKPEVSMTMNSSGTKQWAKMTADNVGSFVAVVLDDYVYTAPSVNQAITGGRTSISGGTMTIAEAEDISTVLKAGKLPAAARIIQAEVVGPSLGQEAIDASFISFGLAIFLVLLWMILYYGKAGLYADVALIVNILFIFGILASFNAVLTLPGIAGIILTIGMSVDANVIIFERIKEGLFGKKGLKQSVEDGFSIKGALSAIIDANITTLLTGIILYVFGTGPIKGFALTLMIGIATSLFTAVFITRILVDGALNKGNNLTFNTSISKGWFQNINVEFLKKRKIAYFISGAIILAGIVSIFSIGLKQGVDFKGGRSYVVRFDQAMSATEVAGTLKDAFGTAPEVKTYGTDNQLKITTVYRIDEEGQNVDDEVQNTLFTGLKSYLGSTTYENFKPGFEKEGAGVMSYMKVEPTIADDIKTSALYAVLGSLLVVFLYILLRFRKVSFSIGAVVAVFHDVLIVLGVFSITYSFMPFDMEIGQSFIAAILTVVGYSLNDTVVIFDRIREFTGTHPQWKYSAVVDKALSSTLGRTINTSLTTLLVMLVIFLFGGDSIKGFMFALIVGVAVGTYSSLFVATPIMYDTTKKEEKNK, via the coding sequence ATGCAAAACAAAGGACTTATTAAAGTATTCGCTATTCTTTTCGGATTAGTGAGTTTATATCAATTATCATTTACGTTTTTAGCCAATAAAGTTGAAGACGATGCAAAAGAATATGCAAATGTAAAAGGTGTTGATGCTGATGCTAGACAAAAAGCTACATTCGAAAGAACGTATTTAGACAGTGTTGGTAACAAAAATACGATAGATTTAGGTGTTACTAAATTTAGCTACAATGATGTTAAAGACAAAGAAATGAATCTTGGTCTTGACTTAAAAGGTGGTATTAACGCAATCTTACAAGTTTCTGTAAAAGAAGTTTTAAAAAGTTTATCTAACGACTCTAAAAATGTAGTCTTTAATCAAGCTTTAGAAGCTGCAGATGAAAGGTTAAAAAACGATAATGCAAATTATTTAGACATCTTTTTTGAAGAGTTTGAAAAAATTGCTGGTACAACTAAATTAAGCGACCCATCTATTTTTGGAACAAAAGCTTTAAGCGAAAAAATTACTTTTAACGAAGAAAATGCTACAGTTAAAGAAACTTTACAAGAAGAAATAGATAGTTCTATAGGAACTGCTTTTGAAGTTTTAAGAAGTAGAATTGATAAATTTGGAGTTACTTCTCCTAACATTCAAAGAATTGGTAACTCTGGAAGAATTCAAATTGAATTACCTGGAGCTAAAGATATTGAGCGTGTTACGAAGTTAATTACTAGTAAAGCTGAATTACAATTCTGGGAAGTATATACAAATGCAGAAGTACAGAATTATTTCTTTACTGCAAATGCTAAAGTTGCAGAATTATTAAAAGAAGATGTAGATACAGAACAAGTTATAGATTCTACTAAAAAAGATGACCTTGATGATTTATTAAGTGATACTGCAGATTCTACAAAAGTTCAAAAAAACCTATTTACTTATTTATTTCCAAACGTAGCACAGTCTCAACAACAAATGAGTTCTTTAGTTGCACAAGCTAAAGTTTTAGATACTGCAATGGTAAATAAACTTTTAAGAAATAAAGAAGTTAAAGCTTTATTGCCAAATGAATTAAAGTACGCTAAATTTTTATGGGATTATAAATCTAATAAAGGTACTGACGGAACTGAATTAATTGGTTTATATGCTATAAAAGGAAACAGAAATGACAAACCAACTATTGAAGGTGATGTTATTTTAGATGCTGGTCAAGTTTTTGACCAACTTAATAAGCCAGAAGTAAGCATGACAATGAATAGCTCTGGAACAAAACAATGGGCAAAAATGACTGCAGATAATGTAGGAAGTTTTGTAGCTGTAGTTTTAGATGACTATGTATATACTGCTCCTTCTGTAAACCAAGCAATTACTGGTGGTAGAACTTCTATTTCTGGAGGAACTATGACAATTGCAGAAGCTGAAGATATTTCTACAGTATTAAAAGCAGGTAAATTACCAGCTGCTGCTAGAATTATTCAAGCAGAAGTTGTTGGGCCATCTTTAGGTCAAGAAGCTATAGATGCTAGTTTTATCTCTTTTGGTTTAGCTATCTTTTTAGTTTTACTTTGGATGATTTTATACTACGGTAAAGCTGGTTTATATGCGGATGTAGCATTAATTGTAAACATATTATTCATTTTTGGAATTTTAGCATCTTTCAACGCAGTGTTAACATTACCTGGTATTGCAGGTATTATCTTAACAATTGGTATGTCTGTAGATGCAAACGTTATTATCTTCGAAAGAATTAAAGAAGGTTTATTTGGTAAAAAAGGATTAAAACAATCTGTAGAAGATGGTTTCTCTATTAAAGGAGCTTTATCTGCAATTATAGATGCAAATATTACTACTTTATTAACTGGTATTATTTTATATGTTTTTGGTACAGGGCCAATTAAAGGTTTCGCATTAACATTAATGATTGGTATTGCTACTTCTCTTTTTACAGCGGTTTTCATCACTCGTATTTTAGTTGATGGAGCATTAAATAAAGGAAACAACTTAACATTTAATACTTCTATCTCAAAAGGATGGTTCCAAAATATAAATGTAGAATTCTTAAAGAAACGTAAGATTGCTTACTTCATCTCTGGAGCAATTATTCTTGCAGGTATTGTTTCTATATTTTCAATTGGATTAAAACAAGGTGTAGACTTTAAAGGTGGTCGTTCTTATGTTGTTCGTTTCGATCAAGCCATGAGTGCTACTGAAGTTGCAGGAACTTTAAAAGATGCTTTTGGTACAGCACCAGAAGTAAAAACTTATGGAACAGACAATCAATTAAAAATAACAACTGTTTATAGAATTGATGAAGAAGGACAAAATGTAGATGATGAAGTTCAAAACACTTTATTTACAGGTTTAAAATCTTATTTAGGTTCAACAACTTATGAAAACTTTAAACCAGGTTTCGAAAAAGAAGGCGCTGGTGTAATGAGTTACATGAAAGTAGAACCAACTATTGCAGATGACATTAAAACATCAGCATTATATGCAGTATTAGGTTCTTTATTAGTAGTTTTCTTATACATTTTATTACGTTTTAGAAAAGTATCTTTCTCTATTGGAGCAGTAGTTGCAGTTTTCCATGATGTATTAATTGTATTGGGTGTATTCTCTATTACATATAGCTTTATGCCTTTTGATATGGAAATAGGTCAATCATTTATTGCGGCAATCTTAACAGTGGTAGGTTACTCCCTGAATGATACCGTGGTAATTTTCGATAGAATTAGAGAATTTACTGGAACACATCCTCAATGGAAATATAGCGCAGTTGTAGACAAAGCTTTAAGTTCTACGTTAGGAAGAACAATAAACACTTCTTTAACAACATTATTAGTAATGTTAGTAATCTTCTTATTTGGTGGAGATTCTATTAAAGGATTTATGTTTGCCTTAATTGTAGGTGTAGCTGTAGGTACATATTCATCATTATTTGTGGCAACACCAATAATGTACGACACAACAAAGAAAGAAGAAAAGAACAAATAA
- a CDS encoding energy transducer TonB — MILFCNSCDKFSFSKNKQIQSLDTIVDFSTVDTFPSFKVCDSIIIKERKANCFRNTIHKKIGEELQKHTFTIKDSIDEIVTVQLIINSKGEVILKGINSSAVIKEQLPELDSVLQACIIKIPKTYAAIKRGIPVTTKYELPIRIQLKE, encoded by the coding sequence TTGATACTTTTTTGCAATTCCTGCGATAAGTTTTCATTTTCAAAAAACAAGCAAATTCAGTCTTTAGATACCATTGTAGATTTTTCTACTGTAGATACCTTTCCTTCTTTTAAAGTTTGCGATTCCATTATTATTAAAGAAAGAAAAGCCAATTGTTTTAGAAATACAATTCATAAAAAAATAGGAGAGGAGCTTCAGAAACACACATTTACCATTAAAGATTCTATTGATGAAATAGTTACTGTACAGTTAATAATTAATTCTAAAGGAGAAGTTATTTTAAAGGGAATTAATTCATCTGCAGTAATAAAAGAACAACTACCAGAACTAGATAGTGTTTTGCAAGCTTGTATTATTAAGATTCCTAAAACTTATGCAGCAATAAAAAGAGGAATTCCTGTTACTACAAAATATGAGCTGCCAATACGTATTCAACTAAAAGAATAA